The DNA window GCCTTGACGCCGTCGCTGAACTCTACTTCTTCGATATTGCGCAGCGTGATTTTCTGTGTGCCTCTCACCAGCACGAGATCTTTATCGTTCGGGCTCTGGCGCTGGAAGTCGGCGAACTTGCCCTCGATTACATACCGGTCCGTGCCGGCCGCGCCGTCGATCGTGTCGTTGCCGACGCCGGCGACGATCACGTTGTCGAGGGCGTTGCCGGTGCCGGCGAAAGCGGTGGTGCCGGTGTACGCGAGATTTTCCAGATGGGCGCCCAGCGTGTATTTCACCAGTGCGGTGCTGACGGTGTCGGTACCCTGGTCAGCCAGTTCGGTGACCTTGTCGCCGGCAGCATCGACGACATACGTGTCGTCGCCAGTACCGCCGAAAAGCGCATCGCTGCCCTTGCCGCCATCGAGCGTGTCGTTGCCACCACCGCCGCTCAGTGCATTCGCGGCGCCGTTGCCGGCCAGCTCGTTGGCCAGGTCGTTGCCGGTGATGCCGGCCGCGCCGGTGGAAGTGACCTTTGCATCTTCGACGTTGGCCGCCAGTACGTATGTGCCCTTTGCCAGCGCCACCTGCACCGTGTCGTGGCCTTCGCCTGTCTTCTCCAAGATCGTGTCGGCCACGTTGTCGATCACGTAGATGTCATCGCCCTTGCCGCCGCCCAGCTGGTCGGCACCGGCCAGGCCGTCGAGGCTGTCGTTGCCAGGCGTACCGGTCAGCACATCGGCAAGCGGGCTCGGCGTATTGCCGACGATCGTAGCGACAGTCAGCGTTTCATCGCTGAACGCCACGTGCTCGATACCGCGCAACGTGATCGTCTCGCCGTCACGCGCCAGCACCACGTCCGTCGCGGCCGGGCGCGAGATCGTATAACTGGCACGCTTGCCCAGCACGGTCGCAGTGTCGTCGCCCGCGCCGCCATCGAGCGTGTCGTTGCCGCCGTTGCCGGCCAGCGTGTCGCTGCCGGCCAGGCCGGACAGGCTGTCATTGCGCAGGCTACCGGCGATGCGGTTGGCCTCCGCGTTGCCAGTGCCGGCGAATGCGGCGCTGCCACTGTAGCGCAGGTCTTCAAGATTGGCGCCCAGCGTGTAGCGCGCGAGGCTCGTCTGCACCGTGTCGGCGCCCTGGCCGGCCAGTTCGCTCACGGTATCCCTGGCGCTGTCGACGATGTACGTATCGTCGCCGGTGCCGCCCGCCAGCGTGTCGTTGCCCAAGCCACCGTCCAGCGTGTCATTGCCGGCGCCGGCATTGATCCTGTCGTTCCCGGCAAGCCCGGAGAGGAAATCGCCCTGCGACGTCCCGGTCAATACGTCGCTCCCGGGACCACCCGTCATGGGCAGCAGCGCCGTCACGGTGGTGGTCCATGGCGCGGCGCCCGGCGCTTCGAAACGAAGGCACTCGACGTCGCGCAGGAGGATGACCTCGCCGGTGGTGGCATGCGACAGCCGGATGCCGGCGCCTGATCGCGCGATGGAATAGGCCGCGGCGCCATCGGCCAGTACCGCCGTGTCGTCGCCAGCGCCGCCATCCAGCAGCCGGTCGCCCGCTCCCGCGACCAGCAGATCGTCGCCGCCCGCGCCTTCCAGCGTGGCATTCGCGGCGGCTCCTGCCGCCAGGGTATTGGCAAGGTCATTACCTGTGCCATGGAACGTTCCCGTTCCCGTGTAGCGCAGGATTTCGACGCTTGACCTGATGGTGATTCCGGCGAGACCCGTCAGCACTGTATCCTGGTCATCGCTGAACCGATCATTGATGATATCCCTGGCGTCGACCACGATATAGACATCGTCTCCCATGCCGCCTTCAAGCGTGTTCGCCCCGACCCCACCGGCCAGGGTATCGTTGCCCTCCTCCCCCCGCAGCACATCGTCGCCATCGCCCCCTTGCAGCGTGTCGTTGCCGAGGCCTCCCGCCAGCCAGTCGCCTTCGGTGTCGCCCTGGCCCGATTGCAACAGATCGTCGCCGCCGCTGCCATAAAGGATGTCGCGGCCGCCTGCGCCGTTGATGATGTCGTGGAATATGGTACCGAACAGAGATTCCGGCCCCGTACTCCCCGTGATGGTCTGGACAGGCAGCGCACTGCCGTCCGGCGCGATACCGCCTGCGAGGTTTTCCGCCACCAGCGATGCCCGGTCCACATCCTGCAACCGGAACCAGGTGCTCCACGCATGGTCGGTGCCATTGCCATCGGGGTCCCATTGCAGCAGCGTGTCGGCACCATCCTGCACCAGGCGCAGGTACCCGCTGGCAAACGGGTTGTCGCCGCCATAGCTGCCGCCCACCTGGGCCTCGCCCAGCGCTGCGAGCATATCGATCGTGTCGCCGCCTGCCCCGGCGGTGAAATCGCGCACCGTGACCTGGCCGCCGGTCGGCAAGGTGACGAGCACGTACGTATCGCGGCCAGAGCCGCCCTGCAACGTGACATTCTCCTCGGGTCCGATCGTCAGATTGAACGCGTCGTCACCCGCTCCGCCGTCGGCAATGGTGCCGCGGGCGGAGCCAAGCTCGAACAGGTCGTCGCCCGCGCCACCGCTCAATGTCTCCGCCTGGTCGGATACGGACCGGATCGTATCGTTGCCGTCGCCGCCGCTCACGCTGTTGCGGCCGAAATCGCCATTCAGCCTGTCGTCTCCGGCGCCGCCGAGCAGCGTATCGTTGCCGCCACCGCCCGACAGCATGGCCGGCTCCGTGCTCCCGGCCGGCACGCGCAGCAAGTCATTTCCCCCTTCGCCGAACAGCCTGCCGGTGCCTTCGATGGTATCGTCGAAGCGGCCGCCTGCCAGTTCGCTTTCGGTGAGCAGTTCGCCTGCAACGTCGCCTCCGCGAGGGTCGATGCCCTCCACAAAATTGTCCGTGGTCAGGTCGGCAACGTTCACGTTCAGCAGCCGAAGCCAGGTGAAGAGATTGTCGCCCACGTTCCGCGCGGACAGCAGCAGCGTGTCCGCGCCGTCCTGCACCAGCACGATTTCACCTGTGGTAAACGGATTACCGCCGGGCGATTCCGGACCGAATCCGTTACCGTAGAGGAAAGGCATCAGTGCAATCCGGTCGCCTCCGGCCCCTGTCGCGAAATCGGTGATCGTCTGGATGACCACGTCGAGCTGGTACTGCAGGCTATCGAAGTCGTAGGTATCGATGCCGGCGCCGCCAGTGACGATTGCCGTGATGTTGTTGCGGTAGTATCCCGAGTATACGATCAGGTCGTCGCCGCTTCCGGCGTCCACGATGGGCACCGTGTCACGCCTGGCATACACATCGCCCCACAGGGAGATCGTATCGTTGCCGGCGCCTGCATCCAGCGTGTCATTGCCCTCCCCCGCCGTCGCGTTCAGGTGATCGTTGCCGTTGCCGCCTACCAGCAGGTCATCGCCGTCAGCGCCATGCAGCCAGTCGTCGCCTTCGAGACCGAGCAGGGTATCGGCCTGCAGCGTTCCGTAGATCTCGTCATTGCCAGCCGTGCCGACGAGCTGGCTGCCCGGCACAACCGACCCATCCAGCGGTACACCGCCGAAGTTGCTGTCGGTGAGCGTTGCCGCTTCCACGTTCTTCAACGTGATCAGGGTCGAGTAATAACGCTGCTCCCCCGGTTGGCTTTCCGTGTATTGCAGCAGTGTGTCGGCGCCATCCTGCAACAACCGGAACAGGCCTTCCCGCGCATCGAACGGCCGATCGACCCGCTGACCGCCATGGGATGCGTTCTTCAGGATGGTTTGCAGGCCGATCCGATCCTCCGCCGCGAAATCCAGCACGATCAGCGGTTGCGACCACGGGCTCAACGTCGGGAGATAGACGTCGGCGCCGGCACCACCGGCAGCGATGACCGTGGTCTCGTGTGCGTACAGCCCGGATGCATCGATCGTGTCTTCGCCATCGCCGCCGTCGATGCTGGCCATGCCGGTACCAAACAGCAGCGAGTGAAGGCTGATCAAATCATTGCCCTCTCCACCGGACAGGGTGGCGGGCCCGCCGGTCGACATCACGTCGTTGCCGGCGCCACCATCGAGCTGGTCGGAACCCACGCCGGCCCGCAACGTATCATGGCCATTGCCGCCGATCAGCGTGTCGTTGCCGTTGCCACCATTCAGGTAATCGTCGCCGTCACCGCCATCCAGCAGGTCATTGTGCTCGTAGCCGGTCAGGCTATCGTTGCCTGCCGCGCCCGAGAGTGTGTCGGCGTCAAAATCGCCCGCCAGCGTGTCGGGGGCGTCGGTACCGATGAGGTGCATAGTGTTCCTTGAAGTCCGCCAGGACGGCGGTGTTTTTTCAAAAAGGCAGGCAAAGATTTTCATATATTAACATTAGTTAATTATTGGAAATCTCTCGAATTGTCACGGAACAGGCGCGATCGCTGCCTTATCGTCAGCCGGCTTCTCTTGCGGGCAAGCCATGTGGGGCGCGCAAAAAAAGGGAGCGTTCATCACGCCCCCCTTGTTAGCCGCACGGCGAAACGATCAGGGAAGCGCCGCCAGCCCGTAGTCGCCAATACCGGTCGTGGCCACGCCCGTCAGCGTGGCGATCTGCACCAGTTCGTTCGCACCGACGACGGCATCGTTGCCGCTGCTGGTGAACATGTAAACACCCGTGGCGGTCGCCGTATGCAGTGCGAACAGCACTGTTTCGCCCTGCACATAGGCTTCGGTGGCGCCGCCAATGGCCTTGGCCACGGTGGCCGCGCTCAGGCTCGTCACGGCCTGCGTGAAGATGACCAGTTCGGCGTCCGCCGCGAACCCGCCGGGTGCCCCCAGCGTGAAAGTTTCGTCGATCACGTCGTCGCCATTGCCGATGGCGCGGTCGATTGCCAGCCTGTCGACGCCGCTCGTAAAATCAGCGATCTTGTCGTGGCCGGTGCCGATCACGAACGTGTCCCTGCCCGCACCGCCGGCCAGCTTGTCGTTGCCCGCACCACCGGCAATGACGTTGTCGCCCGCGTTGCCGGTCCCCGTAAACGCGCTGCTGCCCGTGTAGCGCAGCACTTCCACGTTGGCCGACAGCGTGTGCTTCGAGGCTGACGTTTCAACGATGTCGTGGCCGCCGTTTGCCGCTTCCAGCACCGTGTCGCCGGCCGCGTCGACGGCATACACGTCGTTGCCGGCACCGCCATCGAGCGTGTCGCTGCCCTTGCCGCCAATGAGGATGTCGTTGCCATCGCCGCCCGCCAGCACGTTCGCGCTGTTGTTCCCGGTGAGCTTGTTGTTCGCCGCGTTGCCGGTCACGTTCACCGCCGAAGTCGACGTGACGATGGCGTCTTCGACGTGCGTGCCCAGCACATAGGTGACCTTGCCCTTGATCGCGATGTCGACGATATCGAACCCTTCGCCGGCCAGTTCGATGGCGGTATCGCCAACGTTGTCGACCTTGTAGGTATCGTTGCCTTTGGCGCCCCGCATCCGGTCCGCGCCGCCCAGGCCATCGAGCGTGTCGTTGCCATCGGTGCCGGCCAGCGTGTCGTTGCCGGCGGACGCATTGTTGAAGAACATGTCCGCGACCGTCTTCACGCCATCGGTGAAGCGCACCTGCTCCATGTTCTTCAGCGTGATGCGCTGTTCGCCCCGGGCAAGCACGATGTCGGTGGCATTGGGCCGCTCGCGCGTGTACTCCGCGAAGGCACCATCCGCAACGTAGGTGTCGGTGCCGTCACCGCCATCGATCTTGTTGTCGCCGCTGCCGCCGTCGATCACGTTGTCGAGGGTGTTGCCGGTGGCCGTGAAGGCCGAGGTGCCCAGGTAGCCCGCGTTCTCGACATGCGCGCCGAGCGTGATCTTTGCCTGCGTCGTGAAGATGGTATCCATGCCTTCGCCCGCTTCCTCCGTGACCGTGTCGCCGGTCGCATCGATGTAGTACGTGTCGTCGCCGCTGCCACCGGCCAGCACATCGGTGCCCTTGCCGCCATCGAGCGTATCGTTGCCGGCGCCACCCGTCAGCACATTGGCGGCGGCATTGCCCGTCACCGCGTTGTTCAGGGCGTTGCCATCGATGGAAATACCGAGCTTGCCGGCGACCGCGAACCCGTTCTCGACGTGATCGGCCAGTTGCCAGGCCTTGCCGGCGTAGGCCACCTCCGCGGTGTCGATTCCCCCGCCGGCCAGCTCGACAACCCTGGTGCCGGCATTCCACACGATGTAGGTATCGTCGCCCAGGCCACCGGCCAGCGTATCGATGCCATCGAAGCCGTCCAGCCGGTCGCTGCCACCCGTGCCGACGATGCTGTCGCTCCCGTCGGGCGGCAGTACGGCCACGAAGTCTTCCAGCGAATGGAACTTGCCGCCCATCTCGAAGTACTCGACATTGTGGACGGTCAGCGTCTGGCCGCTTGCAAGGGAGGTGAACACCAGGCCATCCGCGCCGGCCCGGCGCACCATGTAATTTTCCCGGCCGGCCATCGCATATACCGTGTCGATGCCGGTGCCGCCATCGAACACGTCGTGGCCGGCCATGGCGGTGATGCCGTCGTTCCCCGCGCCGCCGAGCATCGTATCGTTGCCGGCGCCGGCCGACAGGGCGTCGTTGCCGCCCCCGCCCTCCAGGCGGTCGTTGCCATCGCCGCTGGTGAGTGTATTGTCCTGCGCGTTGCCGATGCCGGTGAACGGCCCGGCGCCCTTGAACACGAGGGTTTCCACATTGGCTTTCAGGGTATAGCGATTCGCCGTGGCATGGACGGTGTCGTTCCCGCCCCCGGCGTTTTCCTGGATGACGTCGCCCGTGGCATCGACGTGGTATTCGTCGTTGCCCAGCCCGCCTGCCATCGTGTCGTCGCCTTCGCCGCCGTCGAGCGTGTCGCTGCCATTGGTGCCGGCCAGCTGGTCGTCATGTGATGTGCCTGTGATGCGCAGCCAGCCGTTCACGGTCTCGTGGCCGGGCACCGGCGAGCGAGCGTGATCGTCCGCTGGATCGGGCAGCATGTCATTCCTGGAAATACCGTTCTGTTCCATCATGTCGTACTCCTTCCCTTAACGATTGAAATCGAAGGGGAAGCGTACTGACGGGCACGGAATGGATACTGCCGAGCACCAAGCTATCGGACTGAACTATTGGAAAAAGCGCGCCACGAGAGGCGCGTCTTTCGCGCAGGCCAGGCATTGCCCTGAAACGCGGAACTTTTTGTAAAGCCTCGTGTCGCCTGCTTTTACGCCATCGTTTACCGTGGCGGTAACGCGCGGGTCAGTTGCGCTGGCGAAGGGCGCTTTCGATCTTCTGGTCGGTCTTGTACTGGCTGAGCGCATACACGGCCCAGATCGTTGCCGGGAGCCAGCCGATCAGCGTCACTTGCAGGATCAGGCAGATCACGCCCGCGATCGGGCGCCCGATGGTGAAGAAGGTCAGCCAGGGAAAGATGAGGGCAATCAGGAGACGCATGGATGTTTCCTTTCGATGCGGCCCGCTTGTGTGGGCCATTGTTTGTTGTGTCCGGGCGCTTGTACCTGCGCTGTTCAAGCACCGAAGCCTTGCAGAGCGACGGCAATCACGCAAATGTTCAAGGAACGGCAATCGTCATGCTACCGCGTCCGGCCTGCATGAAAACTCAACAATTATCACATCGTGTGCGCCGACATCGCGTTCGCCAGCCCGCAAGCGGGCGAGCGGTAATGTGTCGTGGCGATCAGTCGGGCAGCGCCGCGAGCATTTCCGCCAGCGCCTTCTGCGAATGGTCGTTCAGCCTGCGCGCCATCTTGAGGTGCAGCGTGGCCAGCCGGTCCGCCGCCTGGGCTTCGAGAATCACCGGCTGCACGATGCGATCGGCGGCTTGGTGGAACTGCTGTGATGTGGCGTCGAGCTGCGCCGCCAGATCCTTGCGCGCGGCTTCCAGCTGCAACCGGAACGCCTTTTCAAACCGCTCGCGCTGGTGGCCCACTTCCTCGAGCTTGCGTTCCGCCGGATTCATCATCCACTTGAAGGCCCCGGCAACGAGCAGTGCCCCGCCAACGATGGGCGCCACCGGCGCGATCATCGGCATGACCGCGGCCGCACCCAGGAAATATGCCGCCGCGCCAGTGCCGATGGCCGCCGCGCCCCCAACCTTCAGCGTCATGTTGGTCGCGCCTTCGGCACCATTCTTCAGCCGTGTACCCCAGCGCAGCGCAGGCGCCGCAGTGGCGAATTCCGTGTGATGCAGGCGCTTCAGGATCGTGCTGCGCGACAGCGCCATCTCTTCCTGGAACAGCCGCAGGTCTTCATGGATCAGCTGGAGCGAGCGCTCGCGCCGGCCGATGATGCGGTTCACCCGCCGCTCGAGTTCCTTGCCGAACGTGGAGGCGGCAATGCTTTCCCACACCGCCGCGCGCTTCCACTGGTCCGTATTGAGGCGATCGACGACTTCGCGTTCAAAGGCATTGCCCGCGTCATGGATGGCTTCTTCCAAATCCTCGTCGAACGTTTCACGCTCGAACGCAATGCGCGCATCGGCAATGGCCAGGCGCTGGTCAACCTGCTTCTGCAGCCCATGGGCGGACTCGAGGAAGGCTACCGCGGTGTCGCTGCTGGTTTCATAGTCCGCGATGCGCTGGTTGAACGCCGCGATCTCCTGGCTCACGCGCGCGCAGGCCGCCGTCATCCGCCGGGTCAATTCCGCCTTGTCCAGCGCGCCCTGTTCGACCTCAAGTACGGCATTCGCCAGCGACACGTCGCCGGTGGCACGCACGCACAGGTCGGCAAGATCCGCATACTTGCGCCCCTTGAGCAGGCGCACCGAGCCCAGGCTCACCTTGTTCCACAGGCTTTGTTCGTCGGTCGGGAAGGCCTCGAGCTCGCCCATGGGAAGCTGGTAACGCAGTGCCTCGGCAAAATCCCGCGCCATGTTCCTGCTGCGCGTGCCCTGGATCGACAACAGCGCCCGCGCTGCCTCGAACGCCTCCGCCGCGGTGGCCTGGTCGATGCCGGCAGACGCCGCATGCAGGTCGCCGAACGCCGCTTTCCAGTCCAGCGGATGTTCCACGCATTCCAGCAACACCACCCGCGCCAGGGCCGAATCGTTCATCAGCGCCGCCACGTCGTTCAGGGCATTGAAATCGGCGACGTTGAGGATGCCGTCGGAGGCGGCGATGGCGGCGACTGCCCGCAGGTAAGCCGTGGGGAAGGTGGCGTCATTGGCAACGTAGTGGCCCAGTTCTCGGTGCTGGCCGGTGCCTGGCTGGCCGAAGGTGTCGAAGTTTGCTGATGGCTTGTTGGTCATTGGCTTCCTTGGGTACGTCGCGGGCTTGCATTGGGCAGGGCAAAGGGCATTCTACTTCAGGGCTGTACTGGCAACGGCGACCTAGCAGTGAATAGTTCCCTTGAACTGCGGTAGGCTGCAGTCGTTCCATCATGCTGCGTCTCGCCCAGTGTGTGTACTCACTTGGCGACAAGTTTAAGACGAAAGTATCACCCATCAAATCCTTTTGATTCCAGGAGCGTGGCGATCCTGATAAGCTCTCCCAAGATTATTATGCTTACTCTTGTGCTTATTTATCGAACCAGCTTGCATCACAACCATGACGAACGACGAACTAATTAGTAAAATTAATATATTTACACGATTTCAGAACGATTGTGCAGACCTTTTCACCGAGATCGCTGAATCTTTGAAAGGCGACAATACCCGGCTAGCAAGAGTTTGTGCCGATCAGTTCAACTTCATGGCAGAAAGATCCAATACTCTTATTGAATTAATAAAAATCAATGCAATTTGGGATGCACAGATTCTAGCGCGTCCGATCATCGAATCATGTATTAAAGTATGCTTCATCTGCTATGCGCCAGGTGATCGAAGTTCTGACCTTTGCGCCGAATATGAAGAGACATTCTCGGTAATCAATACCTTAAAACAGCATGACAAGGCCAGCAAAACAATGGAATCCCTTGGCGAAGGTGTTTCGTGCTTGAATATATTTATACTTTCTTCCGACCAACTTCAAGAGCTAAAAGCAAAAGTTCCAAAAGAGGTTAGGAATGCAATCGAGTCAAAATGGGGCTTTACACGAATGGTGGCAGCGCTAGACAAGAGCTTCAAATCTCAATTTCAGATAAATCCGTGTGCTGGCCTCTTACATTCATATGCCTTGTCCAGCCACCTGATCCATGCAGACGAAATGGGATTGGGCACCATGCGAGCAAGATCAAAGCTTGAAGGTGAGCGCCATTCACTTGTTACCGATTCGCATATTTTGGCATTGTTGGATACCGTAGCGGGGGCAGCAATGGTTTCGGCAGTCGCACTAAGCTTCGCCTCCGAAAATGACAGCCATAGGGAAAGAGCAATTGAATTAACAACATTATTAAAACGTGTGCATCAAGGAACTTATTAGCTTACGCTTGCATTCGTATGATAATTACAACCTGATGAGGTGGAAAACTGAACGGGGCGAAATTAGCAAGACTAGAGCTCAGCCCCTCCAATTTTAGTTCCACTGCAGAGGGCTTAAGGAACCGCTGATTTATTCATGGCGACGATCTTAGCCATGAGAAACGCGCCCAGCTGCGCCAAAAATATCCCGCCACACCTTGGCATGACGGATATTTGCATCTTGCTGGACACGGTTTTCAAGATTAACATCATCCGCCATCAGCGCTTTCCTAAACGTGACGATTAGCAGCCCAATGTGAAATAAAAAAACCCGGCTCCAAATTGGAAGCCGGGCTCGTCAACGCCAACCGGAACCCACCAGATTCCGATCTCATCCTTACTTACACGTTGAACAGGAAGTTCAACACATCCCCATCCTTCACCACATATTCCTTGCCTTCAGCGCGCATCTTGCCCGCTTCCTTGGCACCCGCTTCACCCTTGAACGCGATGAAGTCATCAAAGGCAATGGTCTGCGCGCGAATGAAGCCGCGCTCGAAGTCGGTGTGGATCACGCCAGCAGCTTGTGGCGCCGTATCGCCCACGTGGATCGTCCACGCGCGCACTTCTTTGACGCCAGCGGTGAAGTAGGTCTGCAGGCCCAGCAGCTTGAAGCCGGCGCGGATCAGGCGATCCAGGCCCGGCTCGTCCATGCCCATGTCGGCCAGGAACTCGGTCTTGTCGGCGTCTTCCAGGTCGGCGATTTCCGCTTCGATGGCGGCGCAGATCGCCACGATGGGCGCGTTCTGCTCGGCCGCGTAGGCGGTCAGCTGGTCCAGCAGCGGGTTGTCCTTGAAACCGGTATCGGATACGTTGGCTACGTACATCGCCGGCTTGGCCGTGATCAGGCACAGCGGCTTGATGATGTCCATTTCGTCGGCCGACAGACCCAGCGCGCGAACAGGTTTTGCGTCGTTCAGCGCCGGCAGCACTTTTTCCAGCAGCGCGACGAGCTTCGCGGCATCCTTGTCGCCGGAACGGGCTTTCTTGTTTTCGCGGTGGATGGCTTTTTCCACGGTGCCCATGTCGGCCAGCGCCAGCTCGGTCTGGATCACTGCGATATCGTCCAGCGGGCTGACCTTGCCGGCCACGTGGATCACGTTTTCATCTTCGAAGCAGCGCACCACGTTGACGATGGCGTCCGTTTCGCGGATGTGGGCCAGGAACTGGTTGCCCAGGCCTTCGCCCTGCGACGCACCGGCCACCAGGCCGGCGATGTCGACGAATTCAACGATCGCGTTGACGATGCGCTCGGGCTTGACGATCGCGGCCAGCTGGTTCAGGCGCGGATCCGGCACCTCGACCACGCCCACGTTCGGCTCGATCGTGCAGAACGGGTAGTTTTCGGCGGGGATGCCGGCCTTGGTCAGCGCATTGAAGAGGGTGGACTTGCCGACGTTGGGCAGGCCGACGATGCCGCATTTCAGACTCATGAAAAACCTTCGATGATCAATATGTTAAGCAGGCGCGAAAAGCGGGTGCAGCCTGGAAATGCGGCTATTGTACCCTCTTCAAAGGCCGTGGACGCCAGCTTGGGCCGCCCCCAGCCCGCTGCAAGAGCACTCATGCCATAGCTGCTTTCTTCGCGCCCAAAGTTATTCTTGTCAGCAAGCCTCGACCGCACGCGGCGACCACGACGCGGTGAGTCCGGTGTGTTATTGCATTCATTGAATGCAAAAGCACGTGCATACGTCGAGCCCCCGTGCTTGGCACCCGTTGGCACGTCGCCGGATATCAGCTTGACGTGATATCACGCGAAGATGATACTTAACGTCCCCTGGCACGCGGAGTGCAACAGGCAGGACCGCAAAAGGAAAGAAATAGGAGGCTCCCATGGGACGAAACCTAGACGAAGTCCTGAACAAACTGCCAGCCGCTCGGCGGGCGAGAATTACTGCCCTTTCCGAAGAAAAAGTCGAAGATATGCTCGCCCACGCGGCAAATCTCACCGACTTTCGCAAAGCGGTCGGCAAGACCCAGGCGCAGGTTGCAAAGGGCTTGGGTATCAACCAGAACGCGGTATCGCAACTTGAAAAACGCTCCGACACGTATGTCTCGACGTTGCGTCGATATTTGAAATCCCTGGACTTGACGCTTGAACTGTCGGTTGTCGACAAGAATGGCGTTCGTACCGAGCTGCCGCACTTCCTTCAGTGGCCAGACAGCGATGAGGAAGCAAGCTCGGCAACTGTGAAGAGGCCTGTCAGGCGCCCCTCCACGAAAGCGGCTACCACCACGAAAACCGTTGCCAAGGCAAGTCCGGCGAAGAAGGCTGTTGTCGCAAAAAAATCACCAGCGGTCCCCGCAAAGAAACAAACGGCTGCGCGTCCAAAAGGCCTGCCCTCCTGAACAGCCAGCCTCAGGACCGACAGGCGCCAGGCTGCCAGCGGTCCCGTCAAGCTGCATGCGCCGGGACATTGCGTTCCGCTTTTTCCATCCGTATCGCAGCAGCCCGAGGCCGGTAGCTGCCCATGCCCAGCCGCACCTGCGGCGCCGGCTGCACGGCGCCACTAGCGCCCAGCTGCCACGTGGTCGGCAATTGCAGGTCGCCGGAGACACGCGCCCACGCGCAGACGAGGTCCGGTGCCAGCTCAGCCTGGCCGAACGCGAACGGACGGGCGGCCATCGTGGCGGGCACCGTCAGCGGCACGATCGTGTCGCCGTCGAACAGCGCGGCAAACGCGTCGAGCGGCAGCGCCAGGCCGCTGCCCTCGGCTTTCAGCACGGCTTCCTTCAGAGTCCAGAAGCGCAGGAACAGGCGGTCGTAGCCGCTGCGCGGGCTGGCCAGCAGCTGGATCTGTTCCGCGCGGTGGAACAGCCGCTGCGCAACCAGCGGATCGGCGCGGCCGGGTTGTACCGGTTCGATGTCCACGCCGGCCGCCGC is part of the Pseudoduganella lutea genome and encodes:
- a CDS encoding DUF5677 domain-containing protein encodes the protein MTNDELISKINIFTRFQNDCADLFTEIAESLKGDNTRLARVCADQFNFMAERSNTLIELIKINAIWDAQILARPIIESCIKVCFICYAPGDRSSDLCAEYEETFSVINTLKQHDKASKTMESLGEGVSCLNIFILSSDQLQELKAKVPKEVRNAIESKWGFTRMVAALDKSFKSQFQINPCAGLLHSYALSSHLIHADEMGLGTMRARSKLEGERHSLVTDSHILALLDTVAGAAMVSAVALSFASENDSHRERAIELTTLLKRVHQGTY
- the ychF gene encoding redox-regulated ATPase YchF codes for the protein MSLKCGIVGLPNVGKSTLFNALTKAGIPAENYPFCTIEPNVGVVEVPDPRLNQLAAIVKPERIVNAIVEFVDIAGLVAGASQGEGLGNQFLAHIRETDAIVNVVRCFEDENVIHVAGKVSPLDDIAVIQTELALADMGTVEKAIHRENKKARSGDKDAAKLVALLEKVLPALNDAKPVRALGLSADEMDIIKPLCLITAKPAMYVANVSDTGFKDNPLLDQLTAYAAEQNAPIVAICAAIEAEIADLEDADKTEFLADMGMDEPGLDRLIRAGFKLLGLQTYFTAGVKEVRAWTIHVGDTAPQAAGVIHTDFERGFIRAQTIAFDDFIAFKGEAGAKEAGKMRAEGKEYVVKDGDVLNFLFNV
- a CDS encoding XRE family transcriptional regulator; the encoded protein is MGRNLDEVLNKLPAARRARITALSEEKVEDMLAHAANLTDFRKAVGKTQAQVAKGLGINQNAVSQLEKRSDTYVSTLRRYLKSLDLTLELSVVDKNGVRTELPHFLQWPDSDEEASSATVKRPVRRPSTKAATTTKTVAKASPAKKAVVAKKSPAVPAKKQTAARPKGLPS
- a CDS encoding 4'-phosphopantetheinyl transferase family protein; translated protein: MKNLHLPEDAPLLVWVRTADVATALPIAEGWLTVAERERARRFVFDGDRADFLASRFLLRRVLAELADTPPEHLAFETNRWGKPALCGRPDLTFNLSHCRGSAVLLTGAGAAAGVDIEPVQPGRADPLVAQRLFHRAEQIQLLASPRSGYDRLFLRFWTLKEAVLKAEGSGLALPLDAFAALFDGDTIVPLTVPATMAARPFAFGQAELAPDLVCAWARVSGDLQLPTTWQLGASGAVQPAPQVRLGMGSYRPRAAAIRMEKAERNVPAHAA